From the Glutamicibacter halophytocola genome, the window TGGCCGCTGAATAATTAGAGCAACCACGGGTATTAACCGGTTTCGCGAATCTTCTGACGGGTTCGCTTTTAAGTATCCCTATGGTGGTGGCCAGGTCGCTCGGCAATTGACTAGCGAGAACGAAACACGTCAATGCAAGGAGACCAACCAATCTAGGGTTTCATGACAATTGGTAGGCCACTGCAAACGGGCCCCTCAAGTTAGAAGGATCCGGCCCGAGACAAGCAAAAAGCCAGGGAACGGGCGTCCCCCAAATCGTGCATCGCCCGTTCCCTGGCTTTTTCAGCTTGATGCTGTAGTGCTACTTCTTTGCCGGTGGCATCAGCACCGAATCAACGAGGTAGACCGTGGCGTTGGCAGTCTGCACGCCACCGCAAATGACCTTGGCATCGTTGACCATCAGGTCATCGCCGCTGCCGCTGATCTTGACCTTGTCGCCTTCAACGGTTTCCAGATCACCCTTCAGATCATCAGGGGTTATCTGGCCGGGGACCACGTGGTAGGTCAATACCTTGGTCAGCATGTCGGCATCCGACACGACAGCGTTAAGGTCCTTTTCTGGGATGGCCTTGAAGGCATCATCCACCGGAGCGAAGACGGTGAACTCATCGCCATTGAGCGTGTCCACCAGGTCGACGTCCTTGTTGAGCTTCCCCGACACGGCCTTCGTCAGGGTGGTCAGCAACGGGTTGTTGGATGCTGCGACGGCTACCGGATCCTGGGCCATGCCAGCAACGGAACCGTCACCTTCGGGCACTGCTTCTGCGTACGCTGCACATCCTGAGCCAACAAGGTTGGCGGCCGGATCCATGGCCGATTCGCTGGCCATTCCCGATTCCATGGAAGAATCCGAGCTGCTCGGTGCCATGCTCGATGCCGAGCTTTCGCTGCTTGGAGTGGACTCGGCGCTGTTGTCCATCGAGCAAGCGCTCAATCCGAACGCGGCAACCGCGGCAATCGAGAGCAGTCCTACTGTTTTGCGCTGCATGGTTTTCATGTCGAACTCCTTACCTGGCGACCCCCGTTGGGCCAGTTGGTTTTCCAAACCTCTTGGTTTGGGTTGTCATAGGGCATTCGGGGCCAGGGATATTCCGGATTGGATTATTTAAAAGTTTTTTTGCCCTCGTATCCGGACCTTGCGATGACAGGCAGCAGCGCGCCATGTCTACCTGGGCCTGCGCGAGCATTGCCGGGGTCTTGAACAACCGCCCCTGACTACCAGCGGGTCATGATTTCCATTTCAGCCTCGGCAAGCGCATTTCGCCATGAACCTTCCGACCCACATGTGCGCATCCCTCTCCGGCCCTTCCGCCGCTGCCCGCTTCCAGCTGTGTACTTGGCAGGAATGTTATTCCTGCCTATTGACTCATCAGGATTCGACTCATAGCCTTGTCATAAACTCTTGATATATCAGTTGTCTGTAATTCGTACATTAGGGAGAAATCGTTGATCAGTACCCAGGATCTGACCATCAGCTCATTGACCGAAGACCTCGCCACCCTTGACCCGGAGGTAGCGCAGCGCATCGACGCTGAACTGGCCCGCCAGCAGCGCGGCCTGGAAATGATCGCCTCGGAAAACCACACCGCCCAGGCCGTCATGCAGGCCCAGGGCTCGGTGCTGACCAACAAGTACGCCGAAGGCTACCCGGGCCGCCGCTACTACGGCGGCTGCGAAGAAGTCGACGTTATCGAGACCCTGGCCATCGAGCGCATCAAGGAACTGTTCGGCGCGAACTTCGCCAACGTCCAGCCGCACTCCGGCGCCCAGGCCAACGCCTCGGTGTACCACGCGCTGGTCCGCCCGGGCGACACCGTGCTGGGGTTGAACCTGGCCCACGGCGGGCACCTGACCCACGGCATGAAGCTGAACTTCTCCGGCCGCTTGTTCAACATCGTGCCTTACGGCGTGAATGAAGAGACCAACGTGGTGGACATGGACGAGGTCGAGCGCCTTGCCATCGAGCACCAGCCGAAGATGATCGTGGCCGGCTGGTCGGCGTACCCGCGCCAGCTGGACTTCAAGCGCTTCCGCGAGATCGCTGACAAGGTCGGCGCGTACCTGTTTGTGGACATGGCGCACTTCGCCGGCCTGGTCGCCGCTGGGTTGCATCCGTCTCCTGTGCCTTACGCGCACGTGGTCACCTCGACCACCCACAAGACTTTGGCTGGTCCTCGTGGCGGCATCATCTTGTCGAATGATGCCGAGATCGCGAAGAAGCTGAACTCTGCAGTGTTCCCTGGCCAGCAGGGCGGCCCGCTGGAGCACGTGATCGCCGGCAAGGCGGTGGCCTTCAAGATCGCCGCGTCCGAGGAGTTCAAGGAGCGCCAGCAGCGCACCTTGGCTGGCGCCAAGATCCTTGCTGAGCGCCTGGCCCAGGAAGATGTGGCGGCCAAGGGCATCAGCGTGCTGACCGGCGGCACTGATGTGCACCTGGTTCTGGTTGATCTGCGCAATTCCGAGTTGGATGGCCAGCAGGCCGAGGATTTGCTGGCGCAGGTGGAGATCACCGTGAATCGCAATGCGGTGCCGTTTGATCCTCGTCCGCCGATGGTGACCTCGGGGTTGCGCATCGGTACCCCGGCGCTGGCAACCCGCGGCTTCTCGGAAGCAGCCTTTGCCGAGGTTGCAGAGATCATCGCGCAGGCGTTGATCGCTGGTGCTGAGGGCGATACCTCGGTGTTGCCGGAGCTGAAGGACCGGGTTCTGAAGCTGGCCGAAGCCCATCCGCTGTACCCGGACCTGGCCAAGGTTTCCGAGTAACACCATCTTGTGAAGGTGGGGGCCCGGACGGCGAAAACATCCGCCGTCCGCGCCGCCATCCATGGAATCCGCGCAGCAGCCCTGCGCCCACTCCCAACCAACGAAAGACCTACACTATGCAACAACTGGCACAACGCCTCGAGCGGCTAGGCACCGAAACGGCATTCAGCGTGGCGCAGGCCGCCGCGGCCTGGAAGGCCCAGGGCAACCGCGTCTACCCATTCCACCTGGGCGACATCAACATCCCCACCGCTCCGCACATTGTCGACGCCATGAGCCAGGCCATTTCCGAGGGCTACACCGGCTACTGCCCGGGCCCCGGCATCCCGCAGCTGCGCGAAGCCCTGGCCCATGACATCGGCTCCCGGCGCGGCATGGAATTCACCGCCGACAACGTGGTGGTCATGACCGGCGGCAAGCCGGTAATCACCAAGTTCCTGCAGGCAGTGATGGATCCGGGACAGGAAGTGCTGTACCCGAACCCTGGTTTCCCGATCTACGAGTCCCAGATCGAGTACCTCGGCGGCACCGCGGTTCCATATAACTACGTGCCCACCGAGTCGGGGTTCGCCATCGATCTGGAGCAGGTGCGCGCCTCGATCACCGAGAACACCACGGCGATCATCTACAACGACCTGCAGAACCCGATTTCCGCCGAATCAACGGCCGCCGAGCGCGAAGCCGTGGCCCAGCTGGCCATCGAGCACGACCTCTGGGTGCTCTCCGACGAGGCCTACTTCGAAACCCGCTACGAAGGGGCTTCGAACTCCATCGCCGCGCTTCCGGGAATGGCCGAGCGCACCGTCATCCTCTACACCTTCAGCAAGAAGTTCGCGATGACCGGCTCCCGCCTGGGCTGCGCCGTGGCGCCGCTTGAGATCGCCCAGGTCATGAGCAAGCTGAACACCAATGACGAATCCTGCACCACCCACTATGTGCAGTGGGCGGGCATCGCCGCGCTGACAGGGCCGCAGGAGCCGGTCCAGGAAATGCTGGACACCCTCAAGGAACGCCGCGACGTCGCCTGCGAGATCGTGAACTCGATCCCGGGATTCAGCGTCGCCGTTCCGCAGTCCACCTTCTACTTGTTCCCGGATGTCACCGAAGCCATGGAGCGCAAGGGATTCACCGACGTCGGCGACTTCGCCACCGCGGCCCTGGAGAACACCGGCGTTTCCTTCTGCACCCGCGAGCACTTCGGCCGCCGCCTGCCCGGCGAGGAGCGCCAGTACATCCGCCTGGCCTACTCGGGCATTGAAACCGAGGACATCCGCGAGGGCCTGGGCCGGCTGCGCGAATGGATCGCGGCGTAATGGCGAAGGTAGTCGTCACCGGGCGGATCCCGGAAGCCGCGCTGGAAAAGCTGCGCGCCGAGCACGAGGTTGACGCGTGGGACGGCGAGCAGTCGATCTCCCGCGAAGAACTGCTGGCCAAGGTGCCGGGGGCCGACGCGCTGGTCACCTTGCTGACCGAACGCGTTGACGCGGAACTGCTGGAAGCCGCTGGCCCGCAGCTGAAGGTGGTCTCCAATGTCGCCGTAGGCTACGACAACATCGTCGTGGCCGACTGCACCGCCCGGGGCGTGCGCGCCACCAACACCCCGGGAGTGCTGACCGAGGCCACCGCGGATATCGCCCTCGGCCTGATCCTCATGGCCACCCGGCGCCTGGGCGAGGGCGAACGCCTGATCCGCTCCGGAACCCCGTG encodes:
- the glyA gene encoding serine hydroxymethyltransferase; translation: MISTQDLTISSLTEDLATLDPEVAQRIDAELARQQRGLEMIASENHTAQAVMQAQGSVLTNKYAEGYPGRRYYGGCEEVDVIETLAIERIKELFGANFANVQPHSGAQANASVYHALVRPGDTVLGLNLAHGGHLTHGMKLNFSGRLFNIVPYGVNEETNVVDMDEVERLAIEHQPKMIVAGWSAYPRQLDFKRFREIADKVGAYLFVDMAHFAGLVAAGLHPSPVPYAHVVTSTTHKTLAGPRGGIILSNDAEIAKKLNSAVFPGQQGGPLEHVIAGKAVAFKIAASEEFKERQQRTLAGAKILAERLAQEDVAAKGISVLTGGTDVHLVLVDLRNSELDGQQAEDLLAQVEITVNRNAVPFDPRPPMVTSGLRIGTPALATRGFSEAAFAEVAEIIAQALIAGAEGDTSVLPELKDRVLKLAEAHPLYPDLAKVSE
- a CDS encoding pyridoxal phosphate-dependent aminotransferase; the encoded protein is MQQLAQRLERLGTETAFSVAQAAAAWKAQGNRVYPFHLGDINIPTAPHIVDAMSQAISEGYTGYCPGPGIPQLREALAHDIGSRRGMEFTADNVVVMTGGKPVITKFLQAVMDPGQEVLYPNPGFPIYESQIEYLGGTAVPYNYVPTESGFAIDLEQVRASITENTTAIIYNDLQNPISAESTAAEREAVAQLAIEHDLWVLSDEAYFETRYEGASNSIAALPGMAERTVILYTFSKKFAMTGSRLGCAVAPLEIAQVMSKLNTNDESCTTHYVQWAGIAALTGPQEPVQEMLDTLKERRDVACEIVNSIPGFSVAVPQSTFYLFPDVTEAMERKGFTDVGDFATAALENTGVSFCTREHFGRRLPGEERQYIRLAYSGIETEDIREGLGRLREWIAA
- a CDS encoding fasciclin domain-containing protein, with translation MKTMQRKTVGLLSIAAVAAFGLSACSMDNSAESTPSSESSASSMAPSSSDSSMESGMASESAMDPAANLVGSGCAAYAEAVPEGDGSVAGMAQDPVAVAASNNPLLTTLTKAVSGKLNKDVDLVDTLNGDEFTVFAPVDDAFKAIPEKDLNAVVSDADMLTKVLTYHVVPGQITPDDLKGDLETVEGDKVKISGSGDDLMVNDAKVICGGVQTANATVYLVDSVLMPPAKK